One window of the Archangium primigenium genome contains the following:
- a CDS encoding OmpA family protein: MSHTPPCPSPRLAGYAPLSALAVVLWATVSFAQPAGLPGFELERLELNPNGKGSLVVGTGELLPPGGFRLSLAGHYQRNPLVLYADGNRVGTLVSDRVLGHLLLAWTPLTWLELDAHLPLVAWQRGEDLSGRGFGAPATTGLGTPSAAVRVGLLAQRRQQPLDLSLELGVGLPLGSAETLSRDGTFRFTPRLALGRRFGFLRAGLEVGALVRPATVLYEDFNIEDELGNEVRLGAVLATTNRGLRGELNVRGSVPLTAQGRSMEVLAGLRLPAGESAELYLLGGPGFGNAPGTPFFRVLLGVAFGGMDPDTSRLDDDGDGIINRDDACPQEPGLVELKGCPVRDTDGDGILDPKDKCPLQAGPPETQGCPVQDRDGDGLEDDKDKCPLEPGPRERQGCPVKDTDGDGIEDDKDKCPREAGPVARQGCPVKDTDGDGVVDERDACPNEAGLVELRGCPAKDTDGDGVEDHLDNCPTEKGTAANQGCPAKEKQFVVIQKNELKIKQAVFFATAKAIIRPRSYKLLNQVARVIQQHPEIEKIVVEGHTDTRGKAETNRKLSLARAESVRKYLVKRGVDERRLDAQGYGPDRPIATNKTSKGRAINRRVVFSIVNSDSPQSP, encoded by the coding sequence ATGAGTCACACCCCGCCGTGCCCCTCGCCTCGACTGGCCGGGTACGCGCCGCTGTCCGCCCTGGCCGTCGTGTTGTGGGCCACGGTCTCGTTCGCTCAACCCGCGGGTCTGCCCGGCTTCGAGTTGGAACGTCTGGAGTTGAATCCCAATGGCAAGGGCTCCTTGGTGGTGGGCACCGGTGAGCTGCTGCCGCCCGGAGGCTTCCGCCTGTCGCTCGCGGGCCACTACCAGCGCAACCCCCTGGTGCTCTACGCGGACGGCAATCGCGTGGGCACGCTCGTGTCGGACCGGGTCCTCGGCCACCTGCTGCTCGCCTGGACGCCGCTGACGTGGCTGGAGCTCGATGCCCACCTGCCCCTGGTGGCCTGGCAGCGCGGCGAGGACCTGTCGGGCCGGGGCTTCGGCGCGCCCGCGACCACGGGCCTCGGCACGCCCTCGGCGGCCGTGCGCGTGGGCCTGCTCGCCCAGCGGCGCCAGCAGCCCCTGGACCTGTCGCTGGAGCTGGGGGTGGGGCTGCCCCTGGGCAGCGCGGAGACGCTGTCGCGCGATGGCACCTTCCGCTTCACGCCCCGCCTGGCGCTGGGCCGGCGCTTTGGCTTCTTGCGCGCGGGCCTCGAGGTGGGCGCCCTGGTGCGGCCCGCCACCGTGCTCTACGAGGACTTCAACATCGAGGACGAGCTGGGCAACGAGGTGCGCCTGGGCGCGGTGCTCGCCACCACGAACCGGGGCCTGCGCGGCGAGCTCAACGTGCGCGGCTCCGTGCCGCTCACCGCGCAGGGCCGGTCCATGGAGGTGCTCGCCGGTCTGCGCCTGCCCGCGGGCGAGTCCGCGGAGCTCTACCTGCTGGGCGGCCCGGGGTTTGGCAACGCGCCCGGCACGCCCTTCTTCCGGGTGCTGCTCGGCGTGGCCTTTGGCGGCATGGATCCGGACACCTCGCGCCTGGATGACGATGGCGACGGCATCATCAACCGCGACGACGCGTGCCCCCAGGAGCCGGGCCTCGTGGAGCTCAAGGGCTGCCCGGTGCGTGACACGGACGGCGACGGCATCCTCGACCCCAAGGACAAGTGCCCCCTGCAGGCCGGTCCCCCCGAGACCCAGGGCTGCCCCGTGCAGGACCGGGACGGCGACGGCCTCGAGGACGACAAGGACAAGTGCCCCCTGGAGCCCGGCCCGCGCGAGCGTCAGGGCTGCCCGGTGAAGGACACGGACGGCGACGGCATCGAGGACGACAAGGACAAGTGCCCCCGCGAGGCGGGTCCGGTGGCGCGCCAGGGCTGCCCGGTGAAGGACACGGACGGCGACGGCGTGGTGGACGAGCGCGATGCCTGCCCGAACGAGGCGGGCCTCGTGGAGCTGCGCGGCTGCCCGGCCAAGGACACGGACGGCGACGGCGTGGAGGACCACCTGGACAACTGCCCCACGGAGAAGGGCACCGCGGCCAACCAGGGCTGCCCGGCCAAGGAGAAGCAGTTCGTCGTCATCCAGAAGAACGAGCTGAAGATCAAGCAGGCGGTCTTCTTCGCCACCGCCAAGGCCATCATCCGGCCGCGCTCCTACAAGCTGCTCAACCAGGTGGCGCGCGTCATCCAGCAGCACCCGGAGATCGAGAAGATCGTCGTCGAGGGCCACACGGACACCCGGGGCAAGGCGGAGACCAACCGCAAGCTGTCGCTCGCGCGGGCCGAGTCGGTGCGCAAGTACCTCGTCAAGCGGGGCGTGGACGAGCGGCGCCTGGACGCCCAGGGCTACGGCCCGGACCGGCCCATCGCGACGAACAAGACGTCCAAGGGCCGCGCCATCAACCGCCGCGTGGTGTTCTCCATCGTCAATTCCGACAGTCCGCAGTCGCCGTAG